Below is a genomic region from Anaerolineales bacterium.
AGAGCGAGGACAGTTCGCTCTTTTTCAGAAGACAAACATGGTTTATCTGGGACCGCGCCATAGCCAGATCGGGGATCTTGGGATACCAACCCAGGGCGAAATGGCGGATCGCCCAAACTCGAAGGTCCGCCGGCAGCCACTGAAATCCGGGAACCAGGAAGTGGGGTTCCAGGGGGAACCAATAATTGGGCGTTTGGATGAAGTACCGTTTTCCGACCCGCATGACTTCCCCGGCCATGCGGGTCTGTGCTTCCCGGCCTTCCAGGTGTTCGATCACCGAATTGGAGAAGACGATCTCGTAACTCTGATCGCCGAATTGCTTCATCTCGGCGGCGTTCCCGGTCATAGACTTCATATACGGAGAGCTCACGAGTTGGGGCTTAAGGTTGAACAGGGTGATCCGGACCTGCTCCGAGGCGGAA
It encodes:
- a CDS encoding methyltransferase domain-containing protein; the encoded protein is MTPSKIVPSLQESRTADGRSKDAAQRMIELLKDIFYSRHPNGLGARLRRRRHAFFLSLIRSVPRPLTILDIGGTERYWRLLGFSASEQVRITLFNLKPQLVSSPYMKSMTGNAAEMKQFGDQSYEIVFSNSVIEHLEGREAQTRMAGEVMRVGKRYFIQTPNYWFPLEPHFLVPGFQWLPADLRVWAIRHFALGWYPKIPDLAMARSQINHVCLLKKSELSSLFPEACIYEEKILGLTKSFIAYGGWGSTD